A genomic region of Pyrus communis chromosome 14, drPyrComm1.1, whole genome shotgun sequence contains the following coding sequences:
- the LOC137715145 gene encoding polyadenylate-binding protein RBP47B'-like has translation MMSAQPQPPSSMMAAAPTTSSQGYQHHHQPTSVEEVRTLWIGDLQYWVDENYLNTCFAHTGEVISIKIIRNKITGQPEGYGFVEFVSHAAAERVLHAYNGTQMPGTEQTFRLNWASFGIGERRPDAGPEHSIFVGDLAPDVTDYMLQETFRTNYPSVRGAKVVTDPNTGRPKGYGFVKFADETERNRAMSEMNGQYCSSRPMRISAATPKKTTGFQQQYVAAKAVYPVPAYTTPAVPVLPTADYDVNNTTIFVGNLDPNVGEDELKQTFMQFGDIFYVKIPVGKGCGFVQFGTRASAEEAIQRMQGKMIGQQVVRISWGRSPTAKQDVPGTWGQQADPNQWAAYYGYGQGYDAYAYGAATPDPSLYAYGAYAGYGQYPQQVEGQDAAAAGGAIPSVEQREELDDPLATPDVDKLNAAYLARHERAILCRPLWLRTSSFTQQA, from the exons ATGATGAGCGCTCAGCCTCAGCCGCCGAGTAGTATGATGGCGGCGGCTCCTACCACGTCTTCTCAGGGGTACCAGCATCATCATCAGCCAACTTCAGTGGAGGAGGTCAGAACCCTTTGGATTGGGGATTTACAGTATTGGGTCGACGAAAACTACCTCAATACCTGCTTTGCTCACACCGGCGag GTGATTTCAATAAAGATAATACGTAATAAAATCACTGGCCAGCCGGAGGGTTATGGGTTTGTGGAATTTGTTTCTCATGCTGCAGCGGAAAGGGTTCTGCATGCTTACAATGGGACACAAATGCCTGGAACTGAACAAACTTTTAGGCTTAACTGGGCTTCCTTTGGTATTGGGGAAAGACGTCCTGATGCTGGGCCTGAGCACTCTATTTTTGTAGGCGATTTAGCCCCTGATGTTACAGATTATATGCTGCAAGAAACCTTTCGAACTAATTATCCATCAGTTAGAGGTGCCAAGGTTGTGACTGATCCTAACACTGGACGCCCAAAGGGATATGGGTTTGTCAAGTTTGCTGATGAGACTGAAAGGAACCGAGCTATGTCAGAAATGAATGGTCAGTATTGCTCAAGTAGACCAATGCGTATCAGTGCAGCAACACCGAAGAAAACCACTGGTTTTCAGCAACAATATGTTGCTGCAAAAG CGGTATATCCTGTCCCAGCATACACTACACCAGCAGTTCCCGTGCTTCCTACAGCAGATTATGACGTAAACAACACTACT ATTTTTGTTGGTAACTTGGATCCTAATGTGGGGGAGGATGAACTCAAGCAAACTTTTATGCAGTTTGGAGATATTTTCTATGTCAAGATTCCTGTCGGCAAAGGATGTGGTTTTGTACAGTTTGGGACAAG GGCATCTGCTGAAGAAGCTATCCAAAGGATGCAGGGAAAGATGATTGGTCAACAAGTAGTCCGTATTTCTTGGGGCAGGAGCCCAACAGCTAAACAG GACGTACCTGGTACCTGGGGTCAGCAAGCAGATCCAAACCAATGGGCTGCATATTATGGTTATGGACAAGGCTATGATGCCTATGCTTACGGGGCGGCGACTCCTGATCCATCATTATATGCATATGGTGCATATGCTGGCTATGGCCAATATCCTCAACAG GTTGAAGGTCAAGATGCTGCAGCTGCGGGAGGTGCTATCCCATCTGTTGAACAGAGAGAAGAGTTGGATGATCCCTTGGCTACACCGGATGTTGATAA GTTAAATGCAGCTTACCTCGCCCGCCACGAAAGGGCCATCTTATGCCGGCCTTTGTGGCTGAGAACATCATCATTTACGCAGCAAGCTTAG
- the LOC137716384 gene encoding 1-acyl-sn-glycerol-3-phosphate acyltransferase 3-like has product MAIPAVVAILPVGVLFILSGLIVNLMQIMCFLLVRPVSKSMYRKINKVVAELLWLELIWLIDWWAGIKVELYVDSKTFQLMGKEHALVISNHKSDIDWLVGWLVAQRTGCLGSALAIIKKEIMFLPVIGWSMWFSDYVFLERRWTKDESTLKSGFRRLEDFPMPFWLALFVEGTRFTQAKLMVAQEFAASRGLPIPRNVLLPRTKGFVSSVIHMRSFVPAIYDCTLAVPNNQPPPTLLRIFRGQSSVLKLQIRRHSMQELPETADGIGQWCKDVFVTKDALLEKYFAKGSFSDQQLQSIGRPIKSLIVVVLWSILLAYGIYKFVQWSALLASWEGIAFSATFLVLIVIVMQILIQSSESERSTPLTVPPKDPSEQRLIQK; this is encoded by the exons ATGGCCATCCCAGCTGTAGTTGCCATCTTACCTGTCGGCGTTCTCTTCATTCTCTCTGGCCTCATTGTTAATCTCATGCAG ATAATGTGTTTCCTCCTTGTTCGTCCTGTATCAAAGAGTATGTATAGAAAGATCAATAAAGTAGTAGCAGAATTGCTGTGGTTGGAGCTCATATGGCTCATTGATTGGTGGGCAGGAATCAAG GTTGAGTTGTATGTAGATTCAAAAACTTTTCAATTAATGG GTAAAGAACATGCACTTGTCATTTCCAATCACAAAAgcgacattgattggcttgttGGATGGCTTGTAGCTCAG CGCACAGGTTGCCTTGGTAGCGCACTAGCCAtcataaagaaagaaataatgtTCCTCCCA GTCATCGGTTGGTCAATGTGGTTTTCTGATTATGTCTTCTTGGAAAGAAGATGGACAAAAGATGAAAGCACATTGAAG TCAGGTTTTCGAAGACTAGAGGACTTCCCCATGCCTTTTTGGTTGGCTCTCTTTGTAGAAGGAACACGATTTACGCAGGCAAAGCTAATGGTAGCTCAAGAGTTTGCAGCTTCTAGAGGGTTGCCTATTCCTAGGAACGTCTTGCTTCCACGGACGAAG GGGTTTGTTTCATCGGTAATCCATATGCGCTCTTTCGTTCCAGCAATTTATGATTGTACACTGGCCGTCCCCAACAATCAGCCACCACCTACATTGTTGAGAATATTCAGAGGGCAATCTTCTGTG TTAAAATTACAAATCAGGAGACACTCAATGCAGGAGTTGCCAGAAACGGCTGATGGAATTGGACAATGGTGTAAAGATGTGTTTGTTACCAAG GATGCCTTATTGGAGAAGTACTTTGCCAAAGGTTCATTCAGTGACCAACAACTTCAAAGCATTGGCAGACCTATCAAGTCCTTAATT GTTGTCGTACTTTGGTCGATCCTCCTCGCCTATGGAATTTACAAATTTGTGCAGTGGTCTGCCCTCCTAGCCTCATGGGAAGGCATTGCATTTTCAGCAACATTCTTGGTCCTTATTGTAATTGTCATGCAAATTCTCATCCAGTCATCTGAGTCAGAGCGTTCTACACCTCTCACGGTACCCCCAAAAGACCCATCAGAGCAGCGACTCATTCAGAAATGA